In Acomys russatus chromosome 26, mAcoRus1.1, whole genome shotgun sequence, a genomic segment contains:
- the Ldhd gene encoding probable D-lactate dehydrogenase, mitochondrial, translating to MALLRVATQRLSPWRGYCSRGSQGRLSQDFVEALKAVVGSPHVSTASAVREHHGHDESMHRCQPPDAVVWPQSVEQVSRLATLCYNQRVPIIPFGTGTGVEGGVCAVQGGVCINLTHMDRIMELNVEDFSVVVEPGVTRKALNIHLRDSGLWFPVDPGADASLCGMAATGASGTNAVRYGTMRDNVINLEVVLPDGRLLHTAGRGRHYRKSAAGYNLTGLFVGSEGTLGIITSATLRLHPAPEATVAATCAFPSVQAAVDSTVQILQAAVPVARIEFLDDVMMDACNRHSKLNCPVAPTLFLEFHGSQQALAEQLQRTEAITQENGGSHFLWAKEAEKRSELWAARHNAWYAVLALSPGSKAYSTDVCVPISRLPEILVETKEELKASKLTGAIVGHVGDGNFHCILLVNPDDLEEQKRVEVFAENLGRRALALHGTCTGEHGIGLGKRHLLEEEVGTVGVATMRQLKDTLDPRGLMNPGKVL from the exons ATGGCTCTGCTCCGAGTGGCAACCCAGAGGCTGTCTCCTTGGAGGGGCTACTGCTCCAGGGGGTCACAG GGCAGACTCAGCCAGGACTTTGTGGAGGCTCTGAAGGCAGTGGTAGGGAGCCCCCATGTGTCCACTGCTTCTGCAGTCAGAGAGCATCACGGGCACGATGAGTCGATGCACAG GTGTCAACCTCCTGACGCTGTGGTTTGGCCTCAGAGTGTGGAGCAGGTCAGCCGACTGGCAACCCTGTGCTACAACCAACGTGTCCCCATCATCCCATTTGGCACAGGCACCGGTGTTGAGGGGGGAGTCTGTGCTGTGCAG GGTGGAGTGTGCATCAACTTGACCCACATGGACCGAATCATGGAGCTGAATGTGGAAGACTTCTCTGTGGTGGTGGAGCCCGGCGTCACTCGTAAAGCTCTCAATATTCACCTGCGTGACAGTGGCCTTTGGTTTCCTGTCG ACCCAGGCGCGGATGCTTCTCTGTGTGGCATGGCAGCCACTGGAGCCTCAGGCACCAATGCTGTGCGCTATGGAACCATGCGGGACAACGTGATCAACCTGGAGGTGGTGCTGCCTGACGGCAGGCTGCTGCACACTGCGGGCCGGGGCCGCCATTATAG GAAGAGTGCAGCCGGCTATAATCTCACAGGACTCTTTGTGGGCTCTGAGGGGACGCTGGGCATCATTACATCTGCCACCCTGCGCCTGCACCCTGCACCTGAAGCCACAGTGGCTGCCACCTGTGCATTCCCCAGCGTCCAAGCTGCTGTGGATAGCACGGTTCAGATCCTCCAGGCTGCAGTGCCTGTGGCCCGCATTG AGTTCCTGGATGATGTCATGATGGATGCCTGCAACAGGCACAGCAAACTGAACTGCCCCGTGGCGCCCACACTTTTCCTGGAGTTCCATGGTTCCCAGCAGGCACTGGCAGAGCAGCTGCAGCGCACAG AGGCAATCACTCAGGAAAATGGAGGCTCTCACTTCTTGTGGGCCAAGGAGGCTGAAAAGCGCAGTGAACTTTGGGCAGCGCGGCACAATGCTTGGTATGCAGTCTTGGCCTTGTCTCCAGGAAGCAAG GCCTATTCCACGGACGTGTGTGTGCCCATCTCCCGGTTGCCAGAGATCTTGGTAGAGACCAAGGAGGAGCTTaaggcctcaaaactcacag GAGCCATTGTTGGGCATGTGGGTGACGGCAACTTTCACTGCATCCTGCTGGTCAACCCAGATGACTTAGAGGAACAGAAAAGGGTCGAGGTCTTCGCAGAAAATTTGGGCAG GCGAGCCCTGGCACTCCATGGGACATGTACTGGAGAGCATGGCATCGGGCTGGGCAAGCGGCATCtgctggaagaggaagtgggcaCCGTGGGTGTGGCGACTATGCGGCAGCTCAAAGACACATTGGATCCCCGAGGTCTCATGAACCCAGGCAAAGTGCTATGA